The Verrucomicrobiota bacterium DNA segment CCCAGCCATCGCCTTGCGCGGCGCGTTTTTGAGGCTGGATTTCGACCGTAAGGATGCTTTCAGCCTCAACGCCGTACGGTCCGCGCACGACCGGTTCTCCTGTAGGCCCAACTACCAACGAACAACCGATGCACTTCCGGCCCTTCCAGGGACCCGACTCGATCCAGCCGACATTGCTCGCGCCCGCGATCCAGAGGCTAAAGTCCTTCGCCACAGGCCCGTAATTATCGATCCAAAGCTTGCCGTACGGATTCTCCGCGTTGTCGTGATCGGCAGGCACCGCCCAGGCGCATGGGGAAAGAATCACTTCGGCCCCCATGTAACCCAGCGCGCGGCTCACGACCTGTCCGCGCGCAAAACCGTCCGCGCAAATCATCAGGCCGATCGTGCCCAGCTTCGTGCGCGCAACTTGCAATCGATCGCCCAGCGCATAGACATGACGTCCAATCTCCAGTTCATTGATCTTGCGATGGTGGAGGAGAATTTCGCCAGCCGGATCGATGAAGACGGCCGCGTTGAAAATCTTGCTCCCTGCCCGTTCGACCAGGCCGGAGCAAAGGTGCACTCCAGTTTCTCGCGCCAGGCGGCGCAAGCGCGCGCAGGACTCGCCGTCCGGGACTTCGTCTGCCTCCGTTTCCGCCGAAGGATCCGTCCAGCCCAAGGTCAACGCTTCAGGCAACAACACAACTTCGGCGCCGTCTGCGGCGGCGCGGCGGACCCACTCCTCCGCATGCTTGAGGTTCTCCAGTTTGCGTCCGGCTCGGACCACCATCTGAATGAGAGCGAGTTTGAACATGGCTGACCTGTGAACTGATTATCGATCACTTTGGTTCCGTGGGCTGCCCGGCCACGGTGCGCCCGATTGATCTCCAGTCTGCCGTACGATGACCCACAAACCAATGTACGTGAACAGCCCGTTCACCATGAGCAGTTCGAACCCAAACTTGTAGCCGCCAAACCAGGCCTGCGAGTTCGCGTTCAGCACGTAGGAGAGGATCGGGGAGAGCACGCAGACCACCGGCACGAGGCCGTCCTGGACCCGCCGTTTGTGCAGCAAGCCAAACGCGAAGAGGCCCAGCAACGGTCCGTAAGTGTAGCCCGCCAGGTTCAAAATGATTTGAATCACGGCTTCACCTTTGGCCAGCGCGGCCAGGCCCAGGATGACAGCCAGCAGCAGCGCGGCGAACCCAAAATGGACCTGGCGCCGAAGCGAAATTCTCCGCTCTTCCGTCCAGGCCTTCTTCTGATCCATCTCCATCAGGTCAATGCAGAACGAAGTCGTCAGCGTGGTCAGCACCGAGTCGGCGCTGGAAAACGTCGCCGCCGTCAATCCCGCAAGGAACACCACCGCGGCGAAGGATCCCAGGTGTTGGAGCGCGAGCAGCGGGAACAATTGATCCGTGTTCTTCGGCACTTCGACCCCTTTCGCTTTCGCGTAAAGGTAGAGCAAGGCCCCCAGCGACAGGAACAGCACATTCACCAGCAGCATCACCAGGCTGAACGCGTAAATGTTTTTCTGGGCATCGCCGAGGCTTCGGCAACTCAGGTTCTTTTGCATCATGTTTTGATCCAGCCCCGTCATGACGATGGCGATAAAGGCGCCGCTGACGAATTGTTTCCAGAAGTATTTCGGCTCCTGCCAATCCCAGAAGAACACGCGCGAGTAATCGCTTTGCCAGACGGACGAAATGATCTCGCCGAATCCAAGGTTCAACTCCCCCGCAATCGCCGTGATCGACAACACCACGCCCAGGAGCAAGAACGTGGATTGAAACGTGTCCGTCCAGACCAACGTCTTGATCCCGCCTTTCAAAGTATAGACGAGCATGAGCAGAATGATCGTGGTCACCGTGGCCCAGAACGGCACTTTCCAAACGCCGAACAGCAGCCAGCGATCGAACAGGAACGGAT contains these protein-coding regions:
- a CDS encoding carbon-nitrogen hydrolase family protein, translated to MFKLALIQMVVRAGRKLENLKHAEEWVRRAAADGAEVVLLPEALTLGWTDPSAETEADEVPDGESCARLRRLARETGVHLCSGLVERAGSKIFNAAVFIDPAGEILLHHRKINELEIGRHVYALGDRLQVARTKLGTIGLMICADGFARGQVVSRALGYMGAEVILSPCAWAVPADHDNAENPYGKLWIDNYGPVAKDFSLWIAGASNVGWIESGPWKGRKCIGCSLVVGPTGEPVVRGPYGVEAESILTVEIQPQKRAAQGDGWARVWRAELEGRQPR
- a CDS encoding sodium:solute symporter; this encodes MSPAFVLSCILGYFGFLLLIAWITSRNATSASYFLGNKASPWIAVAFGLIGDSLSGVTFISVPGQVGTNQFSYLQIVLGYVLGYVVIAQVLLPLYYRLNLTSIYSYLRTRFGPFAQKSGSFFFLLSRTAGAAARLYLAASVIHPFLFDRWLLFGVWKVPFWATVTTIILLMLVYTLKGGIKTLVWTDTFQSTFLLLGVVLSITAIAGELNLGFGEIISSVWQSDYSRVFFWDWQEPKYFWKQFVSGAFIAIVMTGLDQNMMQKNLSCRSLGDAQKNIYAFSLVMLLVNVLFLSLGALLYLYAKAKGVEVPKNTDQLFPLLALQHLGSFAAVVFLAGLTAATFSSADSVLTTLTTSFCIDLMEMDQKKAWTEERRISLRRQVHFGFAALLLAVILGLAALAKGEAVIQIILNLAGYTYGPLLGLFAFGLLHKRRVQDGLVPVVCVLSPILSYVLNANSQAWFGGYKFGFELLMVNGLFTYIGLWVIVRQTGDQSGAPWPGSPRNQSDR